A genomic window from Pungitius pungitius chromosome 12, fPunPun2.1, whole genome shotgun sequence includes:
- the LOC134132955 gene encoding immunoglobulin gamma-1 heavy chain-like has protein sequence MKDFRTGLLLLTVFCSGVDGQTLTQSEAVIKRPDESHKLTCSTSGFIFSNYGMNWIRQAPGKGLEWIAYISRSSSYIYYSPSVKGRFTISRDDSSSKLYLQMNSLKTEDTAVYYCARDPQYYFDYWGQGTKVTVSSEATASPTLFPLVKCEPDGDKITLGCLAHNFYPESLTFQWTDACGATLTADQYPSTLNNNKYTGVSLLKIPKSDWDSRRSFQCSVTHEGGPRNVTLEKKASSPVISNITMTLKPTSPKDIFKHNQAKFECRIEGLDQNAMNEMNFTWQINGNDETKYISERRDSTSIKISTLTRNHTEWKTMNKVTCSAKDQKIHISKDLIYERDDAPKVTIHILPMEDVENATEVTMLCLVSSKKQQDVYIAWLEGEKKTNGVYYDGIDFPPMKTEHGFSVTSLYTTSLDKWNNHVQFTCNVWTPGGEKIRVMSQSVIRSNDSLKLRVAMSCTDDAIDEDEYSSLWSTTSSFIFLFISSLIYSMVFSLVKVNMQTFSVFQLH, from the exons ATGAAGGACTTTAGGACAGGACTGCTGCTTTTAACTGTCTTCTGCTCAG GTGTTGATGGTCAGACTCTGACACAATCCGAAGCAGTGATTAAAAGGCCTGATGAATCACACAAGTTGACTTGTTCAACATCTGGATTCATATTCAGCAACTACGGGATGAACTGGATCAGACAGGCTCCTGGAAAAGGACTGGAGTGGATCGCTTACATCAGCAGATCTAGTTCTTATATCTATTACTCCCCATCAGTTAAGGGTAGATTCACCATCTCCAGAGATGACTCCAGCAGTAAACTGTATCTACAGATGAACAGTCTGAAGACTGAGGACacggctgtgtattactgtgctagagacccacag tactactttGACTACTGGGGACAAGGGACAAAAGTCACAGTATCGTCAG AAGCGACTGCATCACCAACTCTGTTCCCTTTGGTGAAGTGTGAACCTGACGGTGATAAAATCACCCTCGGGTGTCTTGCACACAACTTCTACCCAGAGAGTCTTACTTTCCAGTGGACCGATGCCTGTGGAGCCACTCTGACTGCTGATCAATATCCTTCAActctgaacaacaacaaatatacaGGAGTCAGTTTGCTCAAAATACCAAAGTCTGACTGGGATTCAAGGCGTTCTTTTCAATGTTCTGTGACGCACGAAGGAGGCCCAAGAAACGTGACTTTGGAAAAAA AGGCCTCTAGTCCTGTGATAAGTAATATCACAATGACACTGAAACCAACAAGTCCcaaagacattttcaaacacaACCAGGCAAAGTTTGAGTGCAGGATTGAAGGACTGGACCAGAACgccatgaatgaaatgaatttcaCTTGGCaaattaatggaaatgatgagacGAAGTACATCAGTGAAAGAAGAGACTCCACAAGCATCAAAATCAGCACTTTGACTCGAAACCACACTGAATGGAAGACAATGAACAAAGTGACCTGTTCTGCTAAGGaccaaaaaatacacatttctaAAGATCTGATCTACGAACGAG ATGATGCCCCAAAAGTAACAATCCACATCCTCCCAATGGAAGACGTTGAAAATGCTACTGAGGTCACTATGTTGTGTCTGGTCTCTAGCAAGAAACAGCAGGATGTCTACATCGCCTGGttagaaggggaaaaaaaaactaatggcGTCTATTACGATGGCATCGACTTCCCCCCTATGAAGACCGAACACGGCTTCTCAGTCACGAGTCTTTACACCACCTCCTTGGATAAGTGGAACAACCACGTCCAGTTCACCTGCAACGTGTGGACACCTGGTGGTGAAAAGATCAGAGTGATGTCTCAGTCCGTGATTAGATCGAATGACT CTTTAAAACTGCGTGTCGCTATGAGCTGCACAGATGATGCCATTGATGAAGATGAGTACAGCAGCCTGtggtccaccacctcctccttcatatTCCTCTTCATATCCTCTCTCATTTACAGCATGGTGTTCAGCCTGGTCAAGGTAAACATGCAGACTTTCTCTGTGTTTCAGCTGCACTGA